The following proteins are encoded in a genomic region of Nicotiana sylvestris chromosome 4, ASM39365v2, whole genome shotgun sequence:
- the LOC138890278 gene encoding uncharacterized protein, with translation MLQTLKDADLSLDISGMALRTLIMEIERDRREEHKMALFKKMQKDEEIKEKDEEMKEKDEELMRSIGWCSVLEEEPRAKEVEHEVSKGVMAKNADLQTHVASLRVEIKQSKARAVNLRGELSTRVEELGRAEKTRMTAVIEEATLGGALRVCRSERAIEAETLELNEASFEERIRDLEAELSKLNEQVIALRVEKAQVQAQPSTSHTFAAPGVSRELYEMWVHVEAQLEIYKSLKIAGKIFEAEFEEIRVKARAAHDAYGYDPGTPGEDNDEDALDRVASNPW, from the exons ATGTTGCAGACACTGAAGGATGCGGATCTGTCATTGGATATATCTGGCATGGCCTTGCGA ACCCTCATTATGGAGATTGAGCGTGATCGGCGGGAAGAGCATAAGATGGCCCTCTTCAAGAAGATG CAAAAAGATGAGGAGATAAAGGAGAAGGATGAGGAGATGAAGGAGAAGGATGAGGAGCTTATGAGGTCCATCGGCTGGTGCAGCGTGCTTGAGGAGGAACCAAGGGCTAAGGAGGTTGAGCACGAGGTGAGCAAGGGAGTGATGGCTAAAAATGCTGACCTTCAGACGCATGTGGCATCTTTAAGGGTCGAGATCAAGCAGAGCAAAGCAAGGGCCGTCAACCTGAGGGGTGAGTTGAGCACCAGGGTTGAAGAGTTGGGCCGAGCTGAGAAAACAAGAATGACTGCTGTGATAGAGGAGGCAACCCTAGGGGGCGCCCTTCGTGTTTGCAGGTCTGAGCGAGCTATTGAGGCGGAAACTTTGGAGCTCAATGAGGCGAGTTTTGAAGAGCGGATCAGGGATTTGGAGGCGGAGTTGTCTAAGCTAAATGAGCAGGTTATCGCCCTAAGGGTCGAGAAGGCGCAGGTGCAGGCCCAACCGTCTACTTCTCATACTTTTGCCGCTCCCGGTGTGTCACGTGAGTTGTATGAAATGTGGGTTCATGTTGAGGCCCAACTTGAGATATACAAGTCTCTGAAGATTGCTGGGAAGATTTTTGAGGCAGAATTTGAGGAAATTCGTGTCAAGGCACGTGCAGCTCATGACGCCTATGGTTATGATCCCGGTACGCCCGGAGAAGATAATGATGAAGACGCCTTAGATAGGGTTGCCTCCAACCCTTGGTAG
- the LOC104223123 gene encoding E3 ubiquitin-protein ligase WAV3, protein MGTGWRRAFCTTVPRDREPHFGDKHAQDSQQQNGQQIPSPSPSPRSCTKLGFLSSSNPSTPRLRCKTNKANSNDINSLISPKLHCKTTPKSNTKSPRSFLGSNPSSPRSPFSILKNTLRLSKQSCGVCTQSVKSGQGMAIYTAECSHTFHFPCIASHVRKQSNLVCPVCNSTWKDVPLLAIHKLQQHQDQQQQQESYPNTPTKKQEKTQTLSPNVKTYYKPEQQQCDFKAYNDDEPLLTPRAGAKFVPIPEVNEEQYEDEEEVEEFRGFFVNPISSDEAFANQRENNRGVEVSLMPEAAIVSVGRTHETYAVVVKVKAPPPPPMSPAGNANTGPGNFLGLARRASIDLVTVLDVSGSMSGAKLQMLKRAMRLVISSLGSADRLSIVAFSATPKRLLPLRRMTQQGQRSARRIVDRLVCSQGSCMGEALRKATKVLEDRRERNPVASIMLLSDGQDEKIQGSNTQNRRSDSTHVSSTRFGHIEIPVHSSGFGKKAGYSYEPAEDAFSKCVGGLLSVVVQDLKIQLDFSSGSDPAEVAAVYSYNGRPTVLGSSCVRLGDLYAEEERELLLEVKVPTMTNGSHHVLSVRCCYKDPASQEAVYGREHSLLVPRPQSVRSSIPKIERLRNLFITTRAIAESRRLVEHNELSSAMQLLSSARALLIQSGSAFVDEYVRGLEAELTEVQWRKQYQKQIEQQKLIQRQRMNEREIGLFLDENGEPLTPTSAWRAAEKLAKVATMRKSMNRVSDLHGFENARF, encoded by the exons ATGGGAACAGGTTGGAGAAGAGCTTTTTGCACAACAGTCCCAAGAGATAGAGAACCTCATTTTGGTGATAAACATGCACAAGATTCTCAACAACAAAATGGACAACAAATCCCAAGCCCAAGTCCTAGTCCAAGAAGCTGTACAAAGCTTGGTTTTTTATCAAGTAGCAATCCTTCTACTCCTCGTTTGCGTTGTAAAACCAATAAAGCAAATTCCAATGATATCAACAGCCTTATTAGTCCCAAACTCCATTGCAAAACAACCCCAAAATCTAACACCAAAAGCCCAAGAAGTTTTCTTGGTTCCAATCCATCTTCTCCAAGATCTCCCTTTTCAATTCTTAAGAACACACTCCGTCTCTCCAAA CAAAGCTGTGGAGTTTGTACACAGAGTGTGAAATCAGGACAAGGAATGGCAATATACACAGCAGAATGCTCTCATACTTTTCATTTTCCTTGCATTGCTTCTCATGTTAGAAAACAGAGCAATTTGGTTTGTCCTGTTTGTAATTCCACTTGGAAAGATGTACCCCTTTTAGCCATTCATAAACTTCAACAACACCaagatcaacaacaacaacaagaatcaTATCCCAATACCCCAaccaaaaaacaagaaaagacacAAACTTTGTCACCAAATGTGAaaacttattacaaaccagagCAGCAGCAGTGTGATTTCAAAGCTTATAATGATGATGAACCCCTTTTGACTCCTAGAGCAGGAGCTAAATTTGTTCCAATACCAGaagtaaatgaagaacaatatgaagatgaagaagaagttgAAGAATTTCGTGGGTTTTTCGTGAATCCCATTTCAAGTGATGAAGCATTTGCTAATCAAAGAGAGAATAACAGAGGTGTTGAAGTTAGTTTGATGCCCGAAGCTGCTATTGTTTCAGTTGGGAGAACTCATGAAACTTACGCTGTTGTAGTGAAGGTCAAAGCGCCACCACCTCCACCAATGTCTCCGGCGGGGAATGCTAATACCGGGCCGGGCAATTTTCTAGGCCTGGCTCGGCGTGCATCGATTGATTTGGTGACTGTGTTGGATGTGAGCGGTAGCATGAGTGGAGCTAAGCTTCAGATGTTAAAACGAGCTATGAGATTGGTTATTTCGTCTCTCGGCTCAGCTGATCGGCTTTCTATCGTGGCTTTTTCGGCTACGCCGAAGAGGTTACTTCCTTTGAGGAGAATGACTCAACAAGGTCAACGCTCGGCTCGGCGCATTGTTGACCGGCTTGTTTGTAGCCAAGGGTCTTGTATGGGCGAAGCTTTGAGGAAAGCAACAAAAGTACTTGAAGATCGGCGGGAGAGAAATCCAGTGGCTAGCATTATGCTGTTATCGGACGGTCAAGATGAGAAAATCCAGGGAAGTAACACTCAAAATCGACGGTCAGATTCCACCCACGTGTCTTCCACCCGTTTTGGTCATATAGAAATCCCGGTTCACTCTTCTGGCTTTGGTAAAAAAGCTGGCTACAGCTATGAACCGGCCGAAGATGCTTTCTCAAAATGTGTTGGCGGTTTATTGAGTGTTGTGGTTCAAGATCTGAAAATCCAGCTGGATTTTTCTTCCGGTTCGGATCCGGCTGAAGTGGCAGCGGTTTATTCTTATAATGGTCGGCCAACTGTTCTCGGCTCGAGCTGTGTTCGGCTCGGTGATCTCTACGCCGAGGAGGAAAGAGAGTTACTATTAGAAGTAAAGGTCCCAACAATGACTAATGGGTCACACCATGTGTTATCCGTTAGATGCTGTTACAAGGACCCCGCAAGTCAAGAAGCAGTATATGGAAGAGAACATTCTTTGTTGGTTCCAAGACCTCAATCCGTTCGATCATCCATTCCTAAGATCGAACGGCTGAGGAATCTCTTCATAACTACGAGAGCAATCGCTGAGTCTCGAAGATTAGTCGAGCATAATGAGCTATCTAGCGCGATGCAATTATTATCATCGGCTCGAGCATTGTTGATACAATCCGGCTCGGCTTTTGTAGACGAGTATGTTAGAGGCTTAGAAGCCGAGCTTACCGAAGTGCAGTGGaggaaacaatatcaaaagcagATAGAGCAACAAAAATTGATCCAACGGCAGAGAATGAACGAGAGGGAAATCGGTTTGTTCTTAGATGAAAATGGCGAGCCGCTAACGCCTACATCGGCTTGGAGAGCAGCTGAAAAACTAGCTAAAGTGGCTACAATGAGGAAGTCGATGAATAGAGTCAGCGATTTGCACGGCTTTGAAAATGCTAGATTTTAA
- the LOC138890279 gene encoding secreted RxLR effector protein 161-like, with protein sequence MAAKKVMRYLQRTKDFMLVYKKVDDLDLLVYSDSDFAGCQDTMKSTSRYIFMLSGGAISWKSEKQSITTTSTMEAEFIACFETASHVVWMKNFLTKLQILDFISKPVIIFCDNSAAVFFPKNNKRTRSSKHASLKFLKVRDMVKEGDICIDHISTDSMLVDL encoded by the coding sequence ATGGCtgcaaagaaagtgatgagatatcTACAACGCACCAAAGACTTCATGCTTGTATATAAAAAGGTTGATGATCTGGATCTTCTAGTATATTCAGATTCTGATTTTGCAGGTTGTCAAGACACTATGAAATCAACTTCTAGGTATATATTTATGTTGAGTGGAGGTGCTATTTCTTGGAAAAGTGAGAAGCAAAGTATCACTACTACATCTACAATGGAAGCTGAGTTTATTGCTTGTTTTGAGACTGCTTCACATGTCGTATGGATGAAGAATTTTCTTACTAAATTGCAAATTCTGGATTTTATATCTAAGCCAGTGATTATTTTCTGTGACAATAGTGCAGCTGTGTTCTTCCCCAAGAATAACAAGAGAACAAGAAGCTCTAAGCATGCTAGCCTTAAGTTTCTTAAGGTTAGAGACATGGTAAAAGAAGGTGATATATGTATTGACCATATTAGCACAGATTCTATGTTGGTTGATCTTTGA